A stretch of Planococcus citri chromosome 5, ihPlaCitr1.1, whole genome shotgun sequence DNA encodes these proteins:
- the LOC135848258 gene encoding uncharacterized protein LOC135848258 isoform X4 produces MDEIIDDLSGAIQPAPVDLKELSVITIARDIWRCELNYYRTNDELEKFDPKKLRIPLKTSFPDLPTVIYNMIEEYVTKFGLSMKSWLKENYKRVFFLHYTHENYVLEDFDDFVYDDDGTIDYSCTAERMMRCNKFGDVEKFKIACTYFFEDYIRRSWPSMRKKIGLNGIHFRDCPQLYYWICSLRNELRKIPSNHHTVDRVMFDYYMPYNRLSVEYFWNRMAHQDQFQRAVELHEQDIDTFVRFILPKFDERQFDQFVDRKGSDLICGLLKNRYSDERVVLGTWLSMKNKIKERNFIALVVGMLETECTRHDHNLKRLFLCRKIWDSVPKDLKRLATKQVSTKLYLFNSYQRLENRLNTSEFLLTVLKSATFEERSSFWFNSWENLILGKSVDDLQQIMKLCFENDDAIIVFKEELSKSKDVQNLCVELIKEPNFEELNDFVNFCYLNEDTARLYKQQLLQSNFLDGRSVFRYQHFSHSTQFNKFICDAYNNDDLATDFKNQLFLSPVVQDHLPRWVFSVVIKEWNRFIEFFDTFVSSERMMQEIKTRLINYTRQFMGSNDFRREIYTSSFDPFLLWCLGSDRKVGEFRRGNL; encoded by the coding sequence ATGGACGAAATCATAGACGACTTGAGTGGTGCTATTCAACCTGCTCCGGTTGACCTGAAAGAATTATCAGTAATTACCATTGCTCGGGACATATGGCGCTGCGAATTGAACTATTATCGTACGAATgacgaattggaaaaattcgatcCGAAAAAGCTACGCATTCCATTAAAAACGTCATTTCCTGATTTACCAACTGTGATTTATAACATGATAGAGGAATATGTTACAAAATTTGGGCTCTCTATGAAATCTTGGCTGAAGGAGAATTACAAAAGAGTATTCTTTCTTCATTACACCCATGAGAACTATGTTTTGGAGGACTTCGATGATTTTGTATACGATGACGACGGCACTATTGATTATTCCTGTacagccgaacgtatgatgcgtTGCAATAAATTTGGCGatgtggaaaaatttaaaatagcgtgtacatattttttcgaagactATATCAGACGCTCTTGGCCATCTATGCGCAAGAAGATAGGTTTGAATGGCATTCATTTTCGCGATTGCCCTCAATTATATTATTGGATTTGCAGTCTGAGAAATGAATTGCGTAAGATACCCTCAAATCACCATACTGTCGATAGAGTAATGTTTGATTATTACATGCCTTATAATAGACTATCggtggagtatttttggaatcgtatggCCCACCAAGACCAATTTCAAAGAGCCGTGGAACTTCATGAGCAGGATATAGACACATTCGTTCGATTCATTTTGCCGAAATTCGACGAGCGCCAGTTTGATCAATTTGTAGATAGGAAAGGCAGTGATCTGATCTGTGGTTTGTTGAAGAATCGATATTCCGATGAAAGAGTCGTACTTGGAACGTGGTTGAGCATGAAGAACAAAATAAAGGAGCGAAATTTTATCGCACTAGTCGTGGGTATGTTGGAAACCGAGTGTACGCGCCACGATCACAATCTTAAGAGGTTATTCCTATGTCGTAAAATATGGGACAGTGTTCCAAAAGATTTGAAACGATTGGCAACTAAGCAAGTATCAACCAAATTATATCTGTTCAATTCCTATCAACGTCTTGAAAATCGTTTGAATACTTCGGAGTTCCTATTGACAGTTCTTAAGAGTGCAACTTTCGAGGAGAGAAGCTCATTTTGGTTTAACTCTTGGGAAAATTTAATCCTAGGCAAAAGTGTCGATGATTTGCAACAAATAATGAAACTGTGTTTCGAAAACGATGATGCAATTATTGTATTCAAAGAGGAATTGTCTAAAAGTAAAGACGTACAGAATCTCTGCGTGGAGTTAATAAAGGAacctaattttgaagaattgaatgattttgtgaatttttgttacCTTAATGAAGATACAGCGAGACTTTACAAGCAGCAATTGTTGCAGTCAAATTTTCTCGATGGAAGATCTGTTTTTCGGTATCAACATTTTAGTCACTCAACGCAATTTAACAAGTTCATCTGCGATGCTTATAATAACGATGACCTTGCtacagatttcaaaaatcaactatttTTGTCTCCGGTGGTTCAAGACCATTTACCACGATGGGTTTTTTCCGTGGTAATCAAAGAGTGGAACcgatttatagaattttttgatacgtttGTTTCATCGGAACGAATGATGCAGGAGATAAAGACGCGTCTGATTAATTATACGAGGCAATTTATGGGTTCGAATGATTTTAGGAGGGAGATTTATACTTCCTCCTTTGATCCGTTTCTATTGTGGTGTTTAGGAAGTGATAGAAAAGTTGGGGAGTTCAGGCGGGGCAACTTGTGA